The DNA sequence CAAGTCGACGACCGCTCTGCCGCTTCATGATTAGGGTCGGGCCTCACTGATCAGAGCCAGCAGATGAATGCCATCTGCTTCGAAATGCTCTATCAGGCTGCCCGAGTTACCCTATCGTTGCCGAACGTCTCGCGCTCAGGCGCCCTTTTGGGTCCTTGGGGCGCGGCTGGTACGACACGCGTGGTTGCGCTTAATTTCTCAGGCGCCGGATCCCTGTCGGCGATACGGGAAAGGACTTCAGTGGTCCGAAGATCCGCCAGCCAGAGGCGTTTGGCGACCGCCAGAGCGGCGGCGGCCGCAGAGGGGCGAACGGTATTGATCCGGATTTCGTTCGTGAACAGCGCGACGATCAGCCGGTCACGGATTTCCTCTGAATGAAAGTCGAATTCAATGCCGAGGCGCCTGCCCGAACGGCGTACAAATCCGCGCAACAGGCCGACGTCCGGCAACACGACATCCAAGCGCTCGCCGACGCTCAGCTCCGCCGGTTCAGCGAGCTCCAGCCCAAGACCGGAGATGGAGATGTCGCCCTTGTCTGACCGGATCATCTCTCCCTGCGCGCTCAGAATCGTCACGGCCTGTCGCAGCGCAAAGCGCTCCTCACCCCGGACACGCGGCTTTTCCAGGCACATCATGGCAACCAGCAGCAGGATGAACATGTTCACGATCGTCCAGAAGGTCACCATCGGCAGCAAGCCGACCTGCGACACGACCCGATATTCCGGCGTAACATTGATCATCAGGCCAGTGAAACTGAGCGCCAGGAGGCCGAGCGCTACGAACAATATCGTTCTCTCCCATGGATTCCCGCCCGCGTCGGACCCTTTGGGCGTGACCTTGAAGACAAGGCCTTTCGGACGGAACAATGTTTGCAGGGCAACGGGCAGAATGCGGAAGGTCTGGAACAGCGACAAAATTTGCGCGGCAAGCGGGTAATAGCGCCCCGGCGCCAGAAGCGTGATGCCGCTCAGCATGGCGACGATCAGTGGCAGGACATAGTGAATGACCGCTTCCAGATCGATGCCGACCATCGGAGCCAGATTGAACAGCATGAAGCAAATGGGCGTCAGCACGGCAAACATGGATTGGAGGCCCTGCGTGATCCATGCGCTGGGCAGGAACAGCAGGCGATAGCGCAGCTTCAATCCTGGCCCCAAAGGACCTTCCTTCAGGTACAGGATCTGGATCGCGCCCTGCGCCCAGCGTTGACGCTGAACAAAGAAAGCGGTCGTGCTTTCCGGAGCAAGACCAAAGGCCAGAGGCTCATTCAGATAGCGGGTAACATAACCCTGTCGCAAACTGGCCAGCGTCAACAACATGTCTTCGGTGATCGATCCTTCCGGCAACCCT is a window from the Sphingobium sp. Cam5-1 genome containing:
- a CDS encoding glycosyltransferase, with product MSSIATTAPFAPLALLVGFLLLFGKIWPWRAGLVATIGCTIVYYLQWRVSQTIPWGEGAGKLWWPLICLLVESAALFDGAILLAILSRPRDRSAEADAGEARLRAAWEEDPLNLPAVDVFIATYNEPREVLEKSILGCLALDWPDARIWVLDDGRRPWVRDLCLAKGAGYINRPDNKGAKAGNINHGLTVTDAPFVAVFDADFVPRRDFLLRTMGFFESERIGIVQVPHSFYNHDPMQTNLGLQQAMPDDQRFFFEAIMPGRDGWDAAFCCGSNSVTRRTLFESIGGGLPEGSITEDMLLTLASLRQGYVTRYLNEPLAFGLAPESTTAFFVQRQRWAQGAIQILYLKEGPLGPGLKLRYRLLFLPSAWITQGLQSMFAVLTPICFMLFNLAPMVGIDLEAVIHYVLPLIVAMLSGITLLAPGRYYPLAAQILSLFQTFRILPVALQTLFRPKGLVFKVTPKGSDAGGNPWERTILFVALGLLALSFTGLMINVTPEYRVVSQVGLLPMVTFWTIVNMFILLLVAMMCLEKPRVRGEERFALRQAVTILSAQGEMIRSDKGDISISGLGLELAEPAELSVGERLDVVLPDVGLLRGFVRRSGRRLGIEFDFHSEEIRDRLIVALFTNEIRINTVRPSAAAAALAVAKRLWLADLRTTEVLSRIADRDPAPEKLSATTRVVPAAPQGPKRAPERETFGNDRVTRAA